Below is a genomic region from Neorhizobium galegae.
ACGCCGCCGAGATCGCCGCGGGCTTTGTCGCCGCCGGTTCGCCGCTCGAGGTGGGTGAGCTCACCCGGCTGCTCGACGACCTCTTCATCCGCTCGGCGGAATTTTCCGTGGCCGTCACTGATCTGGCGGCCCTGTTTGCCAAGCTCAAGGCGCGCGGCTTCAAGCTCGGCATCGCCTCCAGCGACAACGAGCAGGCGATCCGCCAGACCGCCATCCGCTTCGGCATTATCGATCATGTCGATTTCATCGCCGGCTACGACAGCGGTCATGGCGTGAAGCCGGAGCCCGGCATGGTGCTCGGCTTCTGCCGCGCCACCGGGCTCGATCCCGCCGAAATCGCCATGGTCGGCGACAACAATCACGACATGCATATGGGTGCGAGCGCGGGCGTCGGCCTGAAGGTCGCGGTGCTGACCGGCACCGGCTCCCGCGAAACGCTGTCGGCATCGGCGGATATCTGCCTTGCCGATATCACCGCGCTTATGGACCTTCTGCCGGAAAAGCTTCGCGCCTGAACCAGGCTTTGGTTTCAAAGACTTGCCTTTTTTCCAAAACTGCCATTTTGTTCGCGGGCTGTTTCAGGACGGATCAGCCGGAGTTTGGGTATGGTATCGGAAGCACCGCCATTCTGGTGGACGAAAGCGGATTGGCGTGCCTGGGGCCTTGCCCCCGTTTCGTTTCTTTATGGCCGTATCGCCGGCCGCCGTATGGCCAAAGCCAGGCGCGCCAGCATTCCCGTGCCGGTCATCTGCGTCGGCAATTTCACGGTCGGCGGCGCCGGCAAGACCCCGACCGCCATCACCCTTGCCCGAGCGGCGAAAGAAAAGGGCCTGAAGCCAGGTTTCCTCAGCCGCGGTTACGGCGGTTCGCTTGACGTCACGACCGTGGTCGATCCCGAACACCACCGGGCCGAGGCAGTCGGCGACGAGGCGCTGCTGCTCTGCCGCGAGACGCTGACGGTGATTTCCCGCACCCGCGTCGAGGGGGCTCATCGACTGGTTGCCGAAGGCGCCGACCTGATCATCATGGACGACGGTTTCCAGAGTGCCCGCCTGGCGCTGGATTTCGCCCTCGTCGTTATCGACACGGTGCGCGGCATCGGCAACGGCCATCTCGTGCCGGGCGGGCCGGTGAGGGCGCCGATATCCGAGCAGATGCGTCAGCTCTCGGCGATCCTCAAGGTCGGCAACGGCGAGGCGGCCGACCAGCTGGTGCGCCAGGCTGCCCGCGCCGGCAAGCAGATCTATGTCGCGGCGCTGAAGCCGCGCGAAAATCGCGACATCGCCGGCAAGGCGTTGTTTGCCTTCGCCGGCATCGCCGATCCTGAAAAATTCTATCGGACCGTCAAGCAGATCGGCGGGCTGGTCATGGAAAAACGTGACTTCCCCGACCATCACTATTTCACCGAGGACGAGATCTCGGACCTTCTGGATGATGCCTCCAAGGACAAACTGACGCTTGTCACCACCGCCAAGGATGCGGTGCGGCTGCAGGGCCATCACGGACGCATGGAGGAACTGGCGGAAAAGGTAAGCGTGGTCGAGGTCGACATGGCGTTCGACGATCCGCAGGCACCGGCCAAGATCATCGATACGGCGATCGCCAATTTCCGAGAGCGGCGTATCAGGGAAGGAAACGCCGCGAAGGTTTAGCCACGGGTCTGATTGGGCAGCATGCCGGCGCGCTTGTCGGCTTCCAGCGAGGAGGCGCAATCGACATAGGGCTCCTGCCGGGCGACGCTCCAGTACCGCAATTCGTCGATCGGAATCTGTGCCCCCGTCATGGCGCATATCACATAGGAGCCGGCGGTCAGAATCTGGTAATCGCCGTCGAGATACCGGATCTTCGCTTCGCGGAACCCGCTTCCCTCGAACCGGTTCATCTGTCGTCTCCTGCGGAAAAACATGGGCCTGCTCTACCTCGATTGTCGCTGAATTGCCAGCTTTTTCAGCTTCGGCCGAAGA
It encodes:
- a CDS encoding HAD family hydrolase, whose product is MTPEKLAHIAGILFDKDGTLLLYDESWGPVNREAARIASAGNAELEPQLLFSGGMDPVSGHTRPDSLLAAGNAAEIAAGFVAAGSPLEVGELTRLLDDLFIRSAEFSVAVTDLAALFAKLKARGFKLGIASSDNEQAIRQTAIRFGIIDHVDFIAGYDSGHGVKPEPGMVLGFCRATGLDPAEIAMVGDNNHDMHMGASAGVGLKVAVLTGTGSRETLSASADICLADITALMDLLPEKLRA
- the lpxK gene encoding tetraacyldisaccharide 4'-kinase, whose amino-acid sequence is MVSEAPPFWWTKADWRAWGLAPVSFLYGRIAGRRMAKARRASIPVPVICVGNFTVGGAGKTPTAITLARAAKEKGLKPGFLSRGYGGSLDVTTVVDPEHHRAEAVGDEALLLCRETLTVISRTRVEGAHRLVAEGADLIIMDDGFQSARLALDFALVVIDTVRGIGNGHLVPGGPVRAPISEQMRQLSAILKVGNGEAADQLVRQAARAGKQIYVAALKPRENRDIAGKALFAFAGIADPEKFYRTVKQIGGLVMEKRDFPDHHYFTEDEISDLLDDASKDKLTLVTTAKDAVRLQGHHGRMEELAEKVSVVEVDMAFDDPQAPAKIIDTAIANFRERRIREGNAAKV
- a CDS encoding DUF2093 domain-containing protein — its product is MNRFEGSGFREAKIRYLDGDYQILTAGSYVICAMTGAQIPIDELRYWSVARQEPYVDCASSLEADKRAGMLPNQTRG